In the Deinococcus ficus genome, one interval contains:
- a CDS encoding LysM peptidoglycan-binding domain-containing M23 family metallopeptidase, producing the protein MILRKWLLLGALLAGGAGAYTVKTGDTLYSIARRYGTTVTDLQRLNNLTSTTLEVGQVLRVPGEATLTTPAGTPVPAPAPTPAAPRPAPLPEEQLRPTAPDARIAGVNIQVPDSLRMGDAFVVRLSGARAGQATVRFPSEVGEDVRKPNEVLKPVGGAGEYLVLGRVVLGKTTPVVYEVMVGGELIRGRIPVRGLDQPIQHLNLPPKIGGLLKDPKKEAEDAAVNRAYERRTPQAWTRPFAPALKGAKATSSGFGQPRTYVAGSDITYHYGTDYPARTGTPVLAVNDGTVVMAGMYTVRGGLVVIDHGAGLTSLYFHQSRVVVKPGQKVTRGQKLGEVGTTGLSAGPHLHLEMRVRGESTNPAGWMNRLWPR; encoded by the coding sequence ATGATTCTGCGCAAGTGGCTGCTGCTCGGCGCCCTGCTGGCCGGGGGGGCCGGCGCGTACACCGTGAAGACCGGCGACACCCTGTACTCCATCGCCCGGCGGTACGGCACGACCGTGACCGACCTGCAGCGGCTGAACAACCTGACCAGCACCACCCTGGAGGTCGGTCAGGTGCTGCGCGTGCCCGGCGAGGCCACCCTGACCACCCCGGCCGGTACACCCGTGCCGGCCCCGGCGCCCACGCCCGCCGCCCCACGCCCGGCTCCGCTGCCGGAAGAACAGCTGCGCCCCACCGCCCCGGACGCCCGGATTGCCGGCGTGAACATCCAGGTGCCGGACAGCCTGCGCATGGGGGACGCCTTCGTGGTCCGGCTCAGCGGGGCGCGGGCGGGGCAGGCCACCGTCCGCTTCCCCAGCGAAGTGGGCGAGGACGTGCGCAAGCCCAACGAGGTCCTGAAGCCCGTGGGCGGCGCAGGCGAGTACCTCGTGCTGGGGCGCGTGGTGCTGGGCAAGACCACGCCCGTGGTGTACGAGGTCATGGTGGGCGGGGAGCTCATCCGCGGCCGCATTCCCGTCCGGGGCCTGGACCAGCCGATCCAGCACCTGAACCTCCCCCCGAAGATCGGCGGGCTGCTCAAGGACCCCAAGAAGGAAGCCGAGGACGCCGCCGTGAACCGCGCCTACGAGCGCCGCACCCCGCAGGCCTGGACCAGACCCTTCGCGCCCGCCCTGAAGGGCGCCAAGGCCACCAGCAGCGGCTTCGGGCAGCCGCGCACGTACGTGGCCGGCAGCGACATCACCTACCACTACGGCACCGACTACCCCGCCAGGACCGGTACGCCGGTCCTGGCCGTGAACGACGGCACGGTCGTCATGGCCGGCATGTACACCGTGCGTGGCGGCCTGGTCGTGATCGACCACGGCGCCGGCCTGACCAGCCTGTACTTCCACCAGAGCCGAGTGGTCGTGAAACCCGGCCAGAAGGTCACGCGCGGGCAGAAACTCGGGGAGGTGGGCACCACCGGCCTCAGCGCCGGACCGCACCTGCACCTGGAGATGCGCGTGCGCGGCGAGAGCACCAACCCAGCCGGCTGGATGAACCGCCTGTGGCCCCGCTGA
- a CDS encoding aminotransferase class V-fold PLP-dependent enzyme, translating to MTQVAPAPTTQPDLPAYTPLHRPRLIAPGPVEVDPRVLLELAQPQMHHRAQAGIEKLMEARAKLTALLGDPYDAVITTSSGTGAFEGALVSTTPVGAKVVNAQAGKFSERWGEMAARLGYDTHRVARPWGALLDADEIAGACQDAHTLTITHSETSTGALHDLEAITRAAKAANPDLIVIADCITSYGVAELRPAAWGVDVIVSGSQKGTATPPGLGFVLFSPEVQARMIRDTPRGFYLDLTRELAGQKAGNTPQTPAINLMYALSAALDRLLSVPLEVLWAEQRRKTDALIAAGTALGAPAWATRTSPAVAVLTPPPGLTGRAIAGALAGMGQRALPGQAPHEDSVFRVSTMGYSDRYDALGIAGILEDAFTSLGVPFTRGAAVGAAWATLG from the coding sequence ATGACCCAGGTTGCCCCCGCCCCCACCACCCAGCCCGACCTCCCCGCGTACACGCCCCTGCACCGCCCCCGCCTGATCGCCCCCGGCCCGGTGGAGGTGGACCCGCGCGTGCTGCTGGAACTCGCGCAGCCGCAGATGCACCACCGCGCGCAGGCCGGCATCGAGAAACTGATGGAAGCCCGCGCGAAACTCACCGCGCTGCTCGGCGACCCCTACGACGCCGTGATCACCACCAGCAGCGGCACCGGTGCCTTCGAGGGCGCGCTGGTCAGCACCACCCCGGTTGGCGCGAAGGTCGTGAACGCCCAGGCCGGCAAGTTCAGCGAACGCTGGGGCGAGATGGCCGCCCGGCTCGGCTACGACACGCACCGCGTCGCGCGTCCCTGGGGTGCGCTGCTGGATGCCGACGAGATCGCCGGCGCCTGCCAGGACGCGCACACCCTGACCATCACGCACAGCGAGACCAGCACCGGCGCCCTTCACGACCTGGAAGCCATCACCCGCGCCGCGAAGGCCGCCAACCCCGACCTGATCGTCATCGCCGACTGCATCACCAGTTACGGCGTCGCGGAACTGCGCCCCGCCGCCTGGGGCGTGGACGTGATCGTGTCCGGCAGCCAGAAGGGCACCGCCACCCCCCCCGGCCTGGGCTTCGTGCTGTTCAGCCCCGAGGTGCAGGCTCGGATGATCCGCGACACCCCGCGCGGCTTCTACCTGGACCTGACCCGGGAACTCGCCGGGCAGAAGGCCGGGAACACCCCGCAGACGCCGGCCATCAACCTGATGTACGCCCTGAGCGCGGCCCTGGACCGCCTGCTCAGCGTGCCCCTGGAGGTCCTGTGGGCCGAGCAGCGCCGCAAGACGGACGCCCTGATCGCCGCCGGGACCGCCCTGGGTGCCCCCGCGTGGGCGACGCGGACCAGCCCGGCCGTGGCGGTCCTCACCCCACCCCCCGGCCTGACCGGGCGGGCCATCGCGGGCGCGCTGGCGGGCATGGGACAACGCGCCCTGCCCGGTCAGGCCCCCCACGAGGATAGCGTGTTCCGGGTCAGCACCATGGGCTACAGCGACCGCTACGACGCCCTGGGCATCGCCGGCATCCTGGAGGACGCCTTCACGTCCCTGGGCGTGCCGTTCACGCGTGGTGCGGCCGTGGGTGCGGCCTGGGCCACGCTGGGCTGA
- a CDS encoding PaaI family thioesterase, whose translation MTARPPLPTLDDLNARGEGYLPGLIGLRYTHVSYEVLRTELTVRRELLAPNGFLHAASVIALADTTCGYGTRLHLPEGAESFTTIELKSNHLGTARDGVITCEARPVHTGRTTQVWDAEVRGAQGRVIALFRCTQAVLYPRG comes from the coding sequence ATGACTGCCCGCCCGCCTCTCCCCACCCTGGACGACCTGAACGCCCGCGGCGAGGGGTACCTGCCCGGCCTGATCGGCCTGCGTTATACGCACGTGTCGTACGAGGTGCTCCGCACGGAACTCACGGTGCGCCGCGAGCTGCTTGCCCCGAACGGCTTCCTGCACGCCGCCAGCGTGATCGCCCTGGCCGACACCACCTGCGGCTACGGCACCAGACTGCACCTGCCGGAGGGCGCCGAGAGTTTCACCACCATCGAACTCAAGAGCAACCACCTGGGCACCGCGCGGGACGGCGTGATCACCTGCGAGGCCCGGCCCGTGCACACCGGCCGCACCACCCAGGTCTGGGACGCCGAGGTCCGGGGCGCCCAGGGCCGCGTGATCGCTCTGTTCCGCTGCACGCAGGCCGTGCTGTACCCCAGAGGCTGA
- a CDS encoding carbohydrate ABC transporter permease, translating into MAEPATLPAPGGAAEASATPDMLAHARLAADLKARRARRARLGNLGAYALLIVIAMITLYPFYWTLITSLEETGNIYQAKLLPSSVSLKNYVEVFTGTTLPFWRLILNSVAICLLGVTLSVTLAALAAYPLSKMQFPGRNLIFYAILTLMVLPNESGLIVNYVTTTKLGLLKEINPVLDTLRQYFAIVMPGLASIVGLFLLRQAYLSVPQELIEAARIDGAGELTIWRRVLLPLAMPTIAAFAILEFVAYWNSFLWARIILPPGSQTLPLSAGLLELSGMFSTNSRAVMAGAVITIIPILVVFLLGQKYFMKGLEGAVKG; encoded by the coding sequence ATGGCTGAGCCGGCCACCCTGCCCGCCCCCGGAGGCGCCGCCGAGGCCAGTGCCACGCCCGACATGCTGGCTCACGCCCGACTGGCCGCCGACCTGAAGGCCCGGCGTGCCCGGCGCGCCCGACTGGGAAACCTCGGCGCATACGCGCTGCTGATCGTGATCGCGATGATCACGCTGTACCCCTTCTACTGGACGCTGATCACCAGCCTGGAAGAGACCGGCAACATCTACCAGGCCAAGCTGCTGCCCAGCAGCGTGAGCCTGAAGAACTACGTCGAAGTGTTCACGGGGACCACCCTGCCGTTCTGGCGGCTGATCCTGAACAGCGTGGCGATCTGCCTGCTGGGCGTGACCCTGAGCGTGACGCTGGCGGCCCTGGCGGCGTACCCGCTGTCCAAGATGCAGTTCCCGGGCCGGAACCTGATCTTCTACGCGATTCTCACGCTGATGGTCCTGCCGAACGAGTCCGGACTGATCGTGAACTACGTGACCACCACCAAACTGGGCCTCCTGAAGGAGATCAATCCGGTGCTGGACACGCTGCGGCAGTACTTCGCCATCGTGATGCCCGGGCTGGCGAGCATCGTGGGCCTGTTCCTGCTGCGGCAGGCGTACCTGAGCGTGCCGCAGGAACTGATCGAGGCGGCCCGGATCGACGGCGCGGGGGAGCTCACCATCTGGCGCCGGGTGCTGCTGCCCCTGGCGATGCCGACCATCGCGGCCTTCGCGATCCTGGAATTCGTGGCGTACTGGAACAGCTTCCTGTGGGCGCGGATCATCCTGCCGCCCGGTAGCCAGACGCTACCCCTCTCGGCGGGCCTGCTGGAACTGAGCGGGATGTTCAGCACGAACAGCCGCGCCGTGATGGCAGGGGCTGTCATCACCATCATTCCCATCCTGGTGGTGTTCCTGCTGGGCCAGAAATACTTCATGAAGGGCCTGGAAGGCGCGGTGAAGGGCTGA
- a CDS encoding OmpH family outer membrane protein gives MKVNAKALAPVALVAAFGLGSLAPHAQTPAQKIGFVDVDGLLQTQAGPKEARAIENKLKTETADLQKQANAIIAKGNAATAAEKEKLNQLNATYQAKAQAAAKQVQALSTKMEAATKVVDTAISAAAKANGYSVVMDRAVAASSGLVVYADDSTDLTAAAQKNIK, from the coding sequence ATGAAAGTGAACGCCAAAGCGCTCGCCCCTGTCGCCCTCGTCGCGGCTTTCGGTCTCGGTTCCCTCGCCCCCCACGCCCAGACGCCCGCTCAGAAGATCGGCTTCGTGGACGTGGACGGCCTCCTGCAGACCCAGGCCGGCCCCAAGGAAGCCCGCGCGATCGAGAACAAGCTCAAGACGGAAACCGCCGACCTGCAGAAGCAGGCCAACGCGATCATCGCCAAGGGCAATGCCGCCACCGCCGCCGAGAAGGAAAAACTCAACCAGCTGAACGCCACCTACCAGGCCAAGGCCCAGGCCGCCGCCAAGCAGGTGCAGGCCCTGTCCACGAAGATGGAGGCCGCCACCAAGGTCGTGGACACCGCGATCTCGGCCGCCGCGAAGGCCAACGGCTACAGCGTCGTGATGGACCGCGCCGTCGCGGCCAGCAGCGGCCTCGTCGTGTACGCCGACGACAGCACCGACCTGACCGCCGCCGCCCAGAAGAACATCAAGTAA
- a CDS encoding CBS and ACT domain-containing protein has protein sequence MLVRDWMTKDPITVSPDTTVMEALQIIKEHGFRRLPIMKGGELIGIATRKDLKDAMPSKATTLSVWELNYMLSKLTVAEVMSRPVVTAHEDEYMEDAALRMLEHRVGGLPVLNQAGRVTGVITTRDVLRAFTDILGMREGGQRLTLEMPDVPGSLERATQAVMPSNIISVATYDADGPGGNRRFVLRVGGEGVEGVRARVEAAGIKVL, from the coding sequence ATGCTCGTACGCGACTGGATGACGAAGGACCCGATCACTGTCTCCCCCGACACGACCGTGATGGAGGCGTTGCAGATCATCAAGGAACACGGCTTCCGGCGTCTGCCGATCATGAAAGGCGGCGAGCTGATCGGCATCGCCACCCGCAAGGACCTGAAAGACGCCATGCCCAGCAAGGCCACCACCCTGAGCGTGTGGGAACTCAACTACATGCTCAGCAAGCTGACGGTGGCCGAGGTGATGAGCCGCCCGGTCGTGACCGCGCACGAGGACGAGTACATGGAAGACGCCGCGCTGCGCATGCTGGAGCACCGCGTGGGCGGCCTGCCCGTGCTGAACCAGGCGGGCCGGGTGACTGGGGTGATCACCACGCGTGACGTGCTGCGCGCCTTCACCGACATCCTGGGCATGCGCGAGGGCGGCCAGCGCCTCACGCTGGAGATGCCGGACGTGCCCGGCAGCCTGGAGCGCGCCACGCAGGCCGTCATGCCCAGCAACATCATCAGTGTCGCCACGTACGACGCGGACGGCCCCGGCGGGAACCGCCGCTTCGTGCTGCGCGTGGGGGGCGAGGGCGTGGAGGGCGTGCGTGCCCGCGTCGAGGCGGCCGGCATCAAGGTGCTGTAA
- the aat gene encoding leucyl/phenylalanyl-tRNA--protein transferase: MPTAAAFLTHPDPITREVARAYAEGGFLMDNGEGVQFYTVETRAVVPLTPGDGLHVPRRLQRDLKHFEPRTDTAFADVVLGCRGVLPGSPPRDGEWISPPLSALYAHLHATGLAHSFEVWRGGALAGGVLGIALGGVFFAESKFHRVTNASKAALVHLAAHLHARGFTLLDAQIQNEHVARLGVREVRPAAFRRDLKAALQVNADF; the protein is encoded by the coding sequence ATGCCCACCGCGGCCGCCTTCCTGACCCACCCGGACCCCATCACGCGGGAGGTCGCCCGCGCGTACGCGGAGGGCGGCTTCCTGATGGACAACGGCGAGGGCGTGCAGTTCTACACCGTGGAGACCCGGGCCGTGGTCCCGCTTACCCCCGGGGACGGCCTGCACGTGCCTCGGCGTCTCCAGCGCGACCTGAAGCACTTCGAGCCGCGCACGGACACCGCCTTCGCGGACGTGGTCCTGGGCTGCCGGGGCGTACTGCCCGGCAGCCCCCCGCGCGACGGCGAGTGGATCTCCCCGCCGCTGAGCGCCCTGTACGCTCACCTGCACGCCACCGGCTTGGCGCACTCCTTCGAGGTGTGGCGGGGCGGGGCCCTGGCCGGCGGGGTGCTGGGTATCGCGCTGGGCGGCGTGTTCTTCGCCGAGAGCAAGTTCCACCGCGTCACAAACGCCAGCAAGGCCGCCCTGGTCCACCTGGCCGCGCACCTGCACGCGCGGGGGTTCACGCTGCTGGACGCGCAGATCCAGAACGAGCACGTCGCCCGGCTGGGCGTGCGGGAGGTCCGGCCGGCCGCGTTCCGCCGGGACCTGAAGGCCGCCCTGCAGGTGAACGCGGACTTCTGA
- a CDS encoding FAD-dependent oxidoreductase, whose protein sequence is MTLPYRTLDRTWDVIVAGGGTAGAVAGIAAARTGARVLVVEAQGSLGGTGTNAWVTPLMRNVSAGENLNRGLTDEIKARLLRQGDGARDGHGNDNWFNPEGLKFVLDDLLHESGGEVLFHTHVVAPVMDGGKVQALVVHNKGGLQALHAEAFIDATGDADLARLAGAPVTGGDEDGLHQAMSLRFTLAGVDTGRLMAFLREHGQGQDSADFLHFWMVWGRNSSLEPLFRRAVSQGVLLERDGDYFQAFSVPGRPGELSFNCPRIRADLNDGADPWQLSAAQVDGRQAIRRLVAFCRAFLPGCEDAFLGVVAPMVGIRETRRIVGEYTLTLPDILDCARFPDSVCRNHYPVDIHSVKGGATLLHERDGEAPYFARDQYHEIPYRCLIPQDVTNLLVPGRAASSSFEAQSSIRVQQNCHTMGEAAGIAAAWAARAHGGAVRAVDVPALQVEMRARGGLV, encoded by the coding sequence ATGACGCTGCCCTACCGCACCCTGGACCGCACCTGGGACGTGATCGTGGCCGGGGGCGGCACGGCCGGCGCGGTGGCCGGGATCGCCGCGGCCCGCACGGGCGCGCGGGTGCTGGTCGTGGAGGCGCAGGGCAGCCTGGGCGGCACCGGCACGAACGCCTGGGTCACGCCCCTGATGCGCAACGTGTCCGCGGGCGAGAACCTGAACCGCGGCCTGACGGACGAGATCAAGGCCCGGCTGTTGAGGCAGGGGGACGGCGCGCGGGACGGGCACGGGAACGACAACTGGTTCAACCCGGAGGGCCTGAAGTTCGTGCTGGACGACCTGCTGCACGAGAGCGGCGGGGAGGTGCTGTTCCACACGCATGTGGTCGCGCCCGTGATGGACGGGGGCAAGGTGCAGGCGCTGGTCGTGCACAACAAGGGCGGCCTTCAAGCGCTTCACGCGGAGGCGTTCATCGACGCGACCGGGGACGCCGACCTGGCGCGGCTGGCAGGGGCCCCCGTGACCGGCGGCGACGAGGACGGCCTGCATCAGGCGATGAGCCTGCGCTTCACGCTGGCCGGGGTGGACACCGGGCGGCTGATGGCGTTCCTGCGGGAGCACGGGCAGGGGCAGGACAGCGCCGACTTCCTGCACTTCTGGATGGTGTGGGGCCGGAACTCCAGCCTGGAACCGCTGTTCCGCCGCGCGGTAAGCCAGGGCGTGCTGCTGGAACGCGACGGGGATTACTTCCAGGCGTTCAGCGTGCCGGGCCGCCCGGGCGAGCTGAGCTTCAACTGCCCCCGCATCCGCGCGGACCTGAACGACGGCGCGGACCCCTGGCAGCTGTCGGCCGCGCAGGTGGACGGCCGGCAGGCGATCCGGCGGCTGGTCGCCTTCTGCCGGGCGTTCCTCCCCGGCTGCGAGGACGCGTTCCTGGGCGTGGTGGCGCCGATGGTGGGCATCCGGGAGACGCGGCGGATCGTGGGCGAGTACACCCTGACCCTGCCGGACATCCTGGACTGCGCGCGCTTCCCGGACTCGGTGTGTCGCAACCACTACCCGGTGGACATCCACAGTGTGAAGGGCGGCGCGACCCTGCTGCACGAACGGGACGGCGAGGCGCCCTACTTCGCCAGGGACCAGTACCACGAGATTCCCTACCGCTGCCTGATCCCCCAGGACGTGACGAACCTGCTCGTGCCGGGCCGGGCAGCCTCCAGTTCCTTCGAGGCGCAGTCCAGCATCCGGGTGCAGCAGAACTGTCACACCATGGGGGAGGCGGCCGGCATCGCGGCGGCCTGGGCGGCCCGGGCGCATGGGGGCGCGGTGCGCGCGGTGGACGTGCCGGCCCTGCAGGTGGAAATGCGGGCGCGCGGCGGGCTGGTCTGA
- a CDS encoding carbohydrate ABC transporter permease, whose amino-acid sequence MTSTPRRLSRREELRLGTAGARRTARNTLIAYAFLLPFLIMLLAFHTWPVIFGTYLAFTEYNIINPPKWVGLENFRELFADEQFWSGLRNSLTYILVVPVIQVISILVALLVNRPLKGIGFFRTAYYVPVVTSFAVVGLIWTWMYQQDGAVNAVLSALGLYKGGSLLNNPSTALYAVMFVTLWKGIGYYMVLYLAGLQSISPELEEAAVIDGASRAQVFWNITLPGLRPTILVCSLMSTISAIKVFEEIYVMTQGGPAGSTYTALFYTFSRAFGDFRYGLAAAGGIVIAVISILFGILNFKLTKGGKADG is encoded by the coding sequence ATGACTTCCACACCCCGGCGCCTGTCGCGCCGAGAAGAGCTGAGACTCGGAACGGCTGGAGCCCGCCGCACCGCGCGCAACACCCTGATCGCGTACGCGTTCCTGCTGCCTTTCCTGATCATGCTGCTGGCCTTTCACACCTGGCCGGTGATCTTCGGCACTTACCTGGCGTTCACGGAGTACAACATCATCAACCCGCCGAAATGGGTGGGGCTGGAGAACTTCCGGGAGCTGTTCGCCGACGAGCAGTTCTGGTCCGGGCTACGCAACAGCCTGACGTACATCTTGGTCGTGCCGGTCATTCAGGTGATCAGCATCCTGGTGGCGCTGCTGGTGAACCGGCCCCTGAAAGGCATCGGGTTTTTCCGCACGGCGTATTACGTTCCGGTCGTGACGAGTTTCGCGGTGGTGGGCCTGATCTGGACCTGGATGTACCAGCAGGACGGCGCGGTGAACGCGGTGCTGAGCGCGCTGGGCCTGTACAAGGGTGGAAGCCTGTTGAACAACCCCAGCACCGCCCTGTACGCGGTGATGTTCGTGACGTTGTGGAAGGGCATCGGGTACTACATGGTGCTGTACCTTGCGGGTCTGCAGAGCATCAGCCCAGAACTGGAGGAAGCGGCCGTGATCGACGGGGCGAGCCGCGCGCAGGTGTTCTGGAACATCACCCTGCCAGGGCTGCGGCCCACCATCCTGGTGTGCAGCCTGATGAGCACCATCAGCGCCATCAAGGTGTTCGAGGAGATCTACGTGATGACGCAGGGAGGCCCTGCCGGGAGCACCTACACGGCGCTGTTCTACACGTTCTCCCGCGCGTTCGGGGACTTCCGTTACGGGCTGGCGGCCGCGGGCGGCATCGTGATCGCGGTGATCAGCATCCTGTTCGGCATCCTGAACTTCAAGCTGACCAAGGGAGGCAAGGCCGATGGCTGA
- a CDS encoding OmpH family outer membrane protein, with protein sequence MTLNKRFLPLLLLPLVAVAPQAQTPKGKLGYLNVQAAVKAMSGSANYLSVVAKADSDLAARQKTIQNLAKTANATKAAKDITALQNAQKAYAQAQSSHMQAINKAMQPLAAKLNPVVAKTAKANGYTVILDQRVAAQSNLVVYANAGADLTPAVIKALK encoded by the coding sequence ATGACTCTGAACAAACGTTTCCTGCCCCTGCTGCTCCTTCCGCTCGTCGCCGTCGCCCCCCAGGCCCAGACCCCCAAGGGCAAGCTCGGGTACCTGAACGTTCAGGCAGCCGTGAAGGCCATGTCCGGCAGCGCCAACTATCTGAGCGTCGTTGCCAAGGCCGACAGTGACCTGGCCGCCCGTCAGAAAACTATCCAGAACCTCGCCAAGACCGCGAACGCCACCAAGGCCGCCAAGGACATCACGGCGCTGCAGAACGCCCAGAAGGCGTACGCGCAGGCGCAGAGCTCCCACATGCAGGCCATCAACAAGGCCATGCAGCCGCTGGCCGCGAAGCTCAACCCCGTGGTCGCCAAGACCGCGAAGGCCAACGGCTACACCGTGATCCTGGACCAGCGCGTGGCGGCTCAATCCAACCTCGTGGTGTACGCGAACGCGGGCGCCGACCTCACGCCGGCCGTCATCAAGGCCCTCAAGTAA
- the serA gene encoding phosphoglycerate dehydrogenase — MTDQQTLPARQDGNQAPPLRVLICDEMNPGDLNHEGFQVDYEGNLDRAETLRRLPEYDALITRSRTRVDRELIDAAGPRLKVIGRGGVGVDNIDLDYASLKGLLVLNAPESNNVSAAELAVMHLMAAARGLTRSDRKTRAGDWDRKFLGLELKDRTLGIVGLGRIGSIVADRAQGLRMRVIAFDPYVPDSKFGRLDVERAATLDELLDRADFLTVHTPLTDETRGMIGARELARLHKDAVVVNAARGGIIDEAALVAALESGHLFAAGVDVFVDEPPAPDHVFLHAPNLGITAHLGANTREAQERVGAEIVSRVLDALHGDVSKGAVNAPALDPKTLEQLGGYLQLGEKLGRILAQLLPAAQDVQVTFRGEFPTDPTPVVTSVLVGYLQGSTEDHPNMINARALAKERGLNVGVREEPNSPDYVSEVVVSVSRRVQENGQERTRTRTVGGTVFGRRPRLTRLRDYRVEVEPEGYILIASNQDKPGAVAKLSNLLGTWGVNIAGMALGRAEKGGQALFTLTLDDNLTPEQLQAIRDLDVIDSAYLVKG, encoded by the coding sequence ATGACCGATCAGCAGACTCTGCCCGCCCGCCAGGACGGCAACCAGGCCCCACCCCTGCGCGTTCTGATCTGCGACGAGATGAACCCCGGCGACCTGAACCACGAGGGTTTCCAGGTCGATTACGAGGGCAACCTGGACCGCGCCGAGACGCTGCGGCGCCTGCCGGAGTACGACGCCCTGATCACCCGCAGCCGCACCCGTGTGGACCGCGAGCTGATCGACGCGGCCGGCCCTCGCCTGAAGGTCATCGGGCGCGGCGGGGTGGGCGTGGACAACATCGACCTGGACTACGCGAGCCTCAAGGGCCTGCTCGTCCTCAACGCGCCGGAAAGCAACAACGTGTCCGCGGCGGAACTGGCCGTGATGCACCTGATGGCCGCCGCCCGTGGCCTGACCCGCAGCGACCGCAAGACCCGCGCCGGGGACTGGGACCGCAAGTTCCTGGGCCTGGAACTCAAGGACCGCACCCTCGGTATCGTCGGGCTGGGCCGCATCGGCAGCATCGTCGCGGACCGCGCGCAGGGCCTGCGCATGCGCGTGATCGCCTTTGATCCGTACGTGCCGGACAGCAAGTTCGGGCGCCTGGACGTGGAGCGCGCCGCCACCCTGGACGAGCTGCTGGACCGCGCGGACTTCCTGACCGTGCACACCCCCCTCACCGACGAGACCCGCGGCATGATTGGCGCGCGCGAACTGGCGCGCCTGCACAAGGACGCGGTCGTCGTGAACGCCGCGCGGGGCGGGATTATCGACGAGGCCGCCCTGGTCGCCGCGCTGGAATCCGGGCACCTCTTCGCCGCCGGGGTGGACGTGTTCGTGGACGAACCGCCCGCGCCGGACCACGTCTTCCTGCACGCGCCGAACCTGGGCATCACCGCGCACCTGGGCGCCAACACCCGCGAGGCGCAGGAGCGCGTCGGCGCGGAGATCGTCAGCCGCGTGCTCGACGCTCTGCACGGCGACGTCAGCAAGGGCGCCGTGAACGCCCCCGCCCTGGACCCCAAGACCCTGGAGCAGCTCGGCGGGTACCTGCAACTTGGGGAAAAGCTGGGCCGCATCCTCGCGCAGCTGCTGCCGGCCGCGCAGGACGTGCAGGTCACCTTCCGGGGCGAGTTCCCCACCGACCCCACCCCGGTCGTGACCAGCGTGCTGGTGGGCTACCTGCAGGGCAGCACCGAGGACCACCCGAACATGATCAACGCCCGCGCCCTGGCGAAGGAACGCGGCCTGAACGTGGGCGTGCGCGAGGAACCCAACAGCCCCGACTACGTGAGCGAGGTGGTGGTCAGCGTGTCCCGCCGCGTGCAGGAGAACGGCCAGGAACGCACGCGCACCCGCACCGTGGGCGGCACGGTGTTCGGCCGCCGCCCCCGCCTGACCCGCCTGCGCGACTACCGCGTGGAGGTCGAGCCGGAAGGGTACATCCTGATCGCCAGCAACCAGGACAAACCCGGCGCCGTGGCGAAGCTGTCCAACCTGCTCGGCACCTGGGGCGTGAACATCGCCGGCATGGCGCTCGGCCGCGCCGAGAAGGGCGGGCAGGCGCTGTTCACCCTCACCCTGGACGACAACCTCACGCCCGAGCAGCTGCAGGCCATCCGCGACCTGGACGTCATCGACAGCGCCTACCTCGTGAAGGGCTGA
- a CDS encoding pyridoxamine 5'-phosphate oxidase family protein, whose amino-acid sequence MSEHDQKELTHEERIAQIAGMIKDIKFAMLTVSTDEGHLHSHPMTTQQTEFDGDVWFIGSRKSEQVACMRARPQVNVSYSNPGKGLYVSINGTAALVEDPAKLDELWSDFYEAYFPQGKTDPDIQLIRVNANGAEFWESDGKLHTLFAFARQKLTGKGGDDLGTNETVRL is encoded by the coding sequence ATGAGCGAACACGACCAGAAGGAGCTGACCCACGAGGAACGCATCGCGCAGATCGCCGGCATGATCAAGGACATCAAGTTCGCGATGCTGACCGTGAGCACCGACGAGGGGCACCTGCACAGCCACCCCATGACGACCCAGCAGACAGAGTTCGACGGGGACGTGTGGTTCATCGGCAGCAGGAAGAGCGAGCAGGTGGCCTGCATGCGCGCCCGTCCGCAGGTGAACGTCAGCTACTCCAACCCCGGCAAGGGCCTGTACGTGAGTATCAACGGCACGGCCGCGCTGGTCGAGGACCCCGCGAAACTGGACGAGCTGTGGAGCGACTTCTACGAGGCGTACTTCCCGCAGGGCAAGACCGACCCGGACATCCAGCTGATCCGCGTCAACGCGAACGGCGCGGAATTCTGGGAGAGTGACGGGAAGCTGCACACGCTGTTCGCGTTCGCCCGCCAGAAACTCACCGGGAAGGGCGGCGACGACCTCGGCACGAACGAAACTGTGCGCCTCTAA